A section of the Salmo salar chromosome ssa05, Ssal_v3.1, whole genome shotgun sequence genome encodes:
- the LOC106605235 gene encoding beta-1,4-galactosyltransferase 3 → MATWLQSKWRYLFMFLGVQLVVMALLSREGYHKRVSYFIRIFRKLDTASGTSGASSPHASNHTGGDVYANLSLLAKAHGRGEDMPYCPKTSPLIGGPIHVYFPSGLTLAQVARKNPLVVRGGRYRPPDCEARHRTAIIIPHRNREHHLKFLLYYLHPFLQRQQLNYGIYVIHQAGNYTFNRAKLMNVGFREAMREEDWDCLFFHDVDLIPEDDRNTYMCDANPKHTAIAMDKFGYKLPYKMYFGGVSALSPLHYLKMNGFPNNYWGWGGEDDDIGVRVSLGGMFISRPSVKVGRYKMIKHKLDKGNDVNPRRFNMLAKTRQTWKLDGMNTVEYEVLSRDYFPLYTNITVHIGTEAGLHATAPSPKIPAKVPAKPPVDAPAKPLAKLRQKQQNH, encoded by the exons ATGGCGACGTGGCTACAGTCAAAATGGCGCTACCTGTTCATGTTCCTGGGTGTCCAGCTGGTTGTCATGGCGCTGCTGTCCCGCGAGGGTTACCACAAGCGAGTGTCGTACTTCATCAGGATTTTCCGCAAGCTGGACACTGCGTCGGGGACGTCCGGTGCCAGCTCGCCCCACGCAAGCAATCACACGGGCGGTGACGTCTACGCCAACTTGTCCCTACTGGCCAAGGCCCACGGCCGGGGCGAGGACATGCCCTACTGCCCCAAGACGTCTCCCCTGATAG GTGGACCGATCCACGTCTACTTCCCTTCCGGCTTGACACTGGCCCAAGTGGCGCGGAAGAATCCTTTGGTGGTCCGTGGGGGGAGATACAGGCCGCCTGACTGTGAGGCGCGGCACCGCACCGCCATAATAATTCCCCACAGAAACCGGGAGCACCACCTGAAGTTCCTCCTCTACTACCTTCACCCATTCCTACAGCGACAGCAGCTCAACTACGGTATCTACGTCATCCACCAG GCTGGTAATTACACGTTTAACCGGGCCAAGCTGATGAACGTTGGGTTCCGAGAGGCCATGCGGGAGGAGGACTGGGACTGCCTGTTCTTCCATGATGTGGACCTCATCCCTGAGGATGACCGCAACACCTACATGTGCGACGCCAACCCCAAGCACACCGCCATCGCCATGGACAAGTTTGGATACAA GCTGCCATACAAGATGTATTTCGGAGGGGTGTCAGCGCTGTCTCCACTGCACTACCTGAAGATGAACGGCTTCCCCAACAACTACTGGGGCTGGGGAGGAGAGGACGATGACATTGGAGTCAG AGTATCCCTAGGAGGGATGTTCATCTCTCGTCCATCGGTGAAGGTGGGCCGATACAAGATGATCAAACACAAGCTGGACAAGGGAAACGACGTGAACCCCAGGAG GTTCAACATGCTGGCCAAGACGCGTCAGACGTGGAAGCTGGACGGCATGAACACGGTGGAGTATGAGGTGCTGTCACGTGACTACTTCCCCCTCTACACCAACATCACTGTGCACATCGGCACAGAGGCAGGCCTGCATGCCACGGCCCCGTCCCCCAAGATCCCTGCCAAAGTCCCAGCAAAGCCGCCGGTCGACGCCCCCGCCAAACCTCTAGCCAAGCTCCGACAGAAACAACAGAACCACTGA